One window of the Peromyscus maniculatus bairdii isolate BWxNUB_F1_BW_parent chromosome 18, HU_Pman_BW_mat_3.1, whole genome shotgun sequence genome contains the following:
- the LOC143269391 gene encoding disks large homolog 5-like isoform X1, whose amino-acid sequence MLSRLNRILGRQDGEHRETKGRQKEDGLQSPCHTSRNRWTWGKCRTTRKASSTPVFLTAQEQQLNQVDKLTLQLQMMTNERNELLEFLALYNNNELNNRLKSELEMLKTQHKKEMSDIKKFPKEICEASYKCKELSEQTNSYRTLYSQLLSEWTRRMEKVSMLKEDHRKLQGEQILLQESCEEARRLCEEAHEKIYDLWTKQQQEHQRLEEDLQHLLKQELLIRQRDLAAKLQHHFTVSQMRFENLQQELKQTTAQDESLLQMELLKQKHYVPAPDKKTEKAGRSQRHLKA is encoded by the exons atgctgtctagactgaacaggattcttgggagacaggatggagaacacagggagaccaaagggaggcagaaggaagatggccttcagtctccatgtcacacatcaagaaatagaTGGACCTGGGGAAAgtgca ggactaccaggaaggcatcatccacacctgTCTTCCTCACTgcgcaggagcagcagctgaaccaggtggataaactgacccttcagctacagatgatgaccaatgagaggaatgaactgctggaattcctggccctttataacaacaatgagttgaacaacag gctgaaatctgagctggagatgctgaaaacacagcataagaaggAGATGTCAGATATAAAGAAATTCCCCAAGGAGATTTGTGAGGCTTCGTACAAGTGCAAGGAGCTGAGTGAGCAGACCAACTCCTACCG caccctctacagtcagctccTGAGTGAATGGACTCGGCGGATGGAAAAAGTGAGCATGTTGAAAGAGGACCACAGaaagctgcagggggagcagattttactacaagagtcctgtgaggaggccaggaggctctgtgaggaggcccatgagaagatctatgacctttggacaaagcagcagcag gaacatcaaagacttgaggaagatcTTCAGCACCTGTTGAAGCAGGAACTGCTCATCCgacaaagggacttggcagcaaagctgcagcatcacttcactgtgtcccagatgag gtttgaaaacctccagcaggaactgaagcagaccacagcccaggatgagagcctcctacagatggagctgctgaagcagaaacactatgtcccAG cacctgataagaaaactgagaaggctggaagaagccagagacaccttaaggcatga
- the LOC143269391 gene encoding disks large homolog 5-like isoform X2, with amino-acid sequence MLSRLNRILGRQDGEHRETKGRQKEDGLQSPCHTSRNRWTWGKCRTTRKASSTPVFLTAQEQQLNQVDKLTLQLQMMTNERNELLEFLALYNNNELNNRLKSELEMLKTQHKKEMSDIKKFPKEICEASYKCKELSEQTNSYRTLYSQLLSEWTRRMEKVSMLKEDHRKLQGEQILLQESCEEARRLCEEAHEKIYDLWTKQQQEHQRLEEDLQHLLKQELLIRQRDLAAKLQHHFTVSQMST; translated from the exons atgctgtctagactgaacaggattcttgggagacaggatggagaacacagggagaccaaagggaggcagaaggaagatggccttcagtctccatgtcacacatcaagaaatagaTGGACCTGGGGAAAgtgca ggactaccaggaaggcatcatccacacctgTCTTCCTCACTgcgcaggagcagcagctgaaccaggtggataaactgacccttcagctacagatgatgaccaatgagaggaatgaactgctggaattcctggccctttataacaacaatgagttgaacaacag gctgaaatctgagctggagatgctgaaaacacagcataagaaggAGATGTCAGATATAAAGAAATTCCCCAAGGAGATTTGTGAGGCTTCGTACAAGTGCAAGGAGCTGAGTGAGCAGACCAACTCCTACCG caccctctacagtcagctccTGAGTGAATGGACTCGGCGGATGGAAAAAGTGAGCATGTTGAAAGAGGACCACAGaaagctgcagggggagcagattttactacaagagtcctgtgaggaggccaggaggctctgtgaggaggcccatgagaagatctatgacctttggacaaagcagcagcag gaacatcaaagacttgaggaagatcTTCAGCACCTGTTGAAGCAGGAACTGCTCATCCgacaaagggacttggcagcaaagctgcagcatcacttcactgtgtcccagatgag cacctga
- the LOC143269387 gene encoding LOW QUALITY PROTEIN: uncharacterized protein LOC143269387 (The sequence of the model RefSeq protein was modified relative to this genomic sequence to represent the inferred CDS: deleted 1 base in 1 codon) gives MDPVTYNDVHVNFTQEEWALLDPSQKNLYKDVMVETYRNLTVIGYKWEDNIEEHCQSFRRHGRHERSHTIEKPSEYAQCVKAFECQSLLPKHKRTHTGNTPYECNQYFKTFACSSHPQRQERRHTYYKCNLCGKAFLCHSHLQTHKRNHTGEKPYECNQCGKAFSCQSNLQSHKRTHTGEKPYDCNQCGIAFTYHCDLQRHKRTHTGEKPYECNQCGKAFLCQRYLQRHKRTHTREKTYGCNQCGKAFSYHCDLQTHKRTHTGEKPYECNHCGKAFSYQSILQRHKRTHTGEKPFECNQCGKAFLCHSHLQRHKRTHTGEKPYECNQCGKAFSCHSHLQRHKRTHTGEKPYECNQCGKAFSCQSILRRHKRTHTGEKPYECNQCGKAFTCHSYLQSHKRTHTGEKPYECNQCGKAFLCQRYLRRHKRTHTRVKTYGCNQCGKAFSYHCDLQTHKRTHTAEKPYECNHCGKAFSYQSILRRHKRTHSGEKPFECNQCGKAFLCQRYLQRHKRTHTGEKPYECNQCGKAFSCHSHLQRHKRTHTGEKPYECNQCGKAFSCHSHLRRHKRTHTGEKPYECNQCGKAFTCHSYLQSHKRTHTGEKPYECNQCGKAFSCQRYLRRHKRTHTGEKSYECNHCGKVFLCHNYLQRHKRTHTGEKPMNIISMVKPLQKTVISKYMEEHMLKRNSMNVINVVKSLYDTVNFSGIQLYILERNP, from the exons GATCCAGTAACCTATAATGATGTGCATGTCAACTTCACTCaggaagagtgggctttgctggatccttcccagaagaatctctacaaagatgtgatggtgGAAACTTACAGAAACCTCACTGTTATAG GGTACAAGTGGGAAGATAATATTGAAGAGCACTGTCAAAGTTTTCGAAGACatggaag gcatgaaagaagtcatactaTAGAGAAGCCTTCTGAATATGCTCAATGTGTTAAAGCCTTTGAATGTCAGAGTCTTCTCCCaaagcataaaagaacacatactggaaatACAccatatgaatgtaatcaatattttaaaacctttGCATGTTCCAGTCATCCtcaaaggcaggaaagaagacaTACATACTATAAATGTAATctttgtggtaaagcctttttatgtcacagtcatcttcaaactcataaaagaaatcatactggagagaaaccctatgaatgtaatcagtgtggtaaagccttttcatgtcagagtaatcttcaaagtcataaaagaacacatactggagagaaaccctatgattGTAATCAGTGTGGCATAGCCTTTACATATCACTGtgatcttcaaaggcataaaagaacacatactggagagaaaccctatgaatgtaatcagtgtggtaaagcctttttatgTCAGCGTtaccttcaaaggcataaaagaacacatactagaGAGAAGACCTATGGATGTAAtcagtgtggcaaagccttttcATATCACTGTGATCTTCAAacgcataaaagaacacatactggagagaaaccttatgaatgtaatcattgtggtaaagccttttcatatCAGAGTattcttcaaaggcataaaagaacacatactggggagaaaccctttgaatgtaatcagtgtggtaaagcctttttatgtcacagtcatcttcaaaggcataaaagaacacatactggagaaaaaccctatgaatgcaatcagtgtggtaaagccttttcatgtcacagtcatcttcaaaggcataaaagaacacatactggagagaaaccctatgaatgtaatcagtgtggtaaagccttttcatgtcaGAGTATTCTtcgaaggcataaaagaacacataccggagagaagccctatgaatgtaatcagtgtggtaaagcctttacatgTCATAGTTATCTTCAaagtcataaaagaacacatactggagagaaaccctatgaatgtaatcagtgtggtaaagcctttttatgTCAGCGTTATCTtcgaaggcataaaagaacacatactagaGTGAAGACCTATGGATGTAAtcagtgtggcaaagccttttcATATCACTGTGATCTTCAAacgcataaaagaacacatactgcagagaaaccttatgaatgtaatcattgtggtaaagccttttcatatCAGAGTATTCTtcgaaggcataaaagaacacatagtGGGGAGAAACCctttgaatgtaatcagtgtggtaaagcctttttatgTCAGCGTtaccttcaaaggcataaaagaacacatactggagaaaaaccctatgaatgtaatcagtgtggtaaagccttttcatgtcacagtcatcttcaaaggcataaaagaacacatactggagagaaaccctatgaatgtaatcagtgtggtaaagccttttcatgtcaCAGTCATCTtcgaaggcataaaagaacacataccggagagaagccctatgaatgtaatcagtgtggtaaagcctttacatgTCATAGTTATCTTCAaagtcataaaagaacacatactggagagaaaccctacgaatgtaatcagtgtggtaaagccttttcatgtcaGCGTTATCTtcgaaggcataaaagaacacatacaggagagaaatcttatgaatgtaatcattgTGGTAAAGTCTTTTTATGTCATAattatcttcaaaggcataaaagaacacatactggagaaaaaccc atgaatataatcagtatggtaaagcctttgcagaaGACAGTTATCTCCAAGTACATGGAAGAACACATGCTGAAGAGAAactctatgaatgtaatcaatgtggtaaagtctTTGTATGACACAGTCAACTTCTCAGGCATCCAATTATACATACTGGAAAGAAACCCATGA